A region of the Chloroflexota bacterium genome:
CCAACACCAACCGGGGAATGCCCGCAGCCAGCATGGCTTCCTTACCGCGCATCCGCTGGCCGCGGTAGATGGCCCAGCCGGAATCCTCGGCGCGGTCGGCGGCATCGGTGGTCATCACCAGCCCCAGATGGGCGAGGGGGGCAAGGTCGCCCGAAGAGCCCATCGAGCCTTGCGAGGGGATTTCGGGCGTGACGCCGCGGTTGAGCATTTCCAGCAGGGTTTCCACCAGCACGGGGCGCACGCCCGAATAGCCGATGGCGAGGGTGTTGGCGCGAATCAGCATTGCGGCGCGCACCACCTCTTCGGGCAGGGGCGCGCCGGTGCCCACCGCGTGGCTGAGGATGAGGTTGCGGCTCAGTTGGGCGGCCTGTTCCGCCGAGATGCGGCGGTCGGCAAAAATGCCGAAACCGGTGTTGATGCCATAGACCGGCTTGCCCGCGGCCAGGATTTCCTGCACCCAACGGTGGCCGCGCACCAGCCGCTCGCGGGCAGCAGGCGCCAGTTGGACGGGTTCGCCGCGGCGGGCCACCGCGGCGATTTCTTCCAGCGTGAGGTGATGTCCGTCGATCGTGAGCATGGTTTACCACCAAAGGCGTGCCAGCAGCACGGCGGCCAGTGGCACGGTGAGATTGTCGATCTCTTCCAAAGGCAACGATTCAACCACCGCGGCCGCAAAAGCCACCGCGGTCAGCGGGACAAGGTAAGCCGCCCACGGCGCGGGGAAAGCGCCCGCGGCGACATACGCCGCCAGCACCGCCGCGGCCAGCAGCCACCCGCCCAGGAAAACGGCCAGGCTGCCTTCCCAGGTTTTGCGCCGCGACCAGGGGAGGGGGTGCCTGCCCCAGCGCCGCCCCACCAAGTCGGCGATGCCATCGCCGCCGCAGAGCAGCATCAGCGCCACCACGCCCGCGGGGCTTTTCCAGTAGAGCACGGTTAGGAGCACGAAAATCAGGCCATAAAAGAGCGGCCCGCGCAGAATTTCCCGCCGGTCGCCCGTGCGCGACATGGCCTGCACCGCGGCGTCATCCCGCCACAGCCCCAGGCCGATGAGGGCAAACTGGGCGGTAATGAGCAGCGGCACCAACGCGGCAAGGTAGGGGGCTTCGGGGGCGTTGTCGAAAAGCAGCCAGCAGAGCACGAACAGCGGGCCGGTGCCGATGTGGATGATTTTGCGGCTCAGGCGGCTGCTCACCCAGCCGCGCGCCGCGGCAAAGTCGTTCAGCCGCAGCCAGACGAGCGAGATGAGAAAGGTGAGGGCTAAGGCCAGGATGTTGTTGTGCAGCATGAAACCTCGAGGAGGGAGGCGGGCGTCAGGCCGCGCGGAAGGACGCGGCGCGGTCGGCGGGCGGTGCGTCGGGGGTGCTTTCCGGCGCTGCAGGGGCACCCGCTGGCGAGGTGGTTTCCTGCGGCTGAGGCTCGCCGCCGATGAAATGCAGGTAGGCCAGCACCCAGGCGCTTTGCAGGTAGGTTTGCAACAGGCCCAGCAAGAAGAGGTAGAGCACGAAGACGATGAACCCCGCCAAAATGCCGACGAAGATCACCGGCAGGAACGACCCGGCAGCCGCGGAAAGCGCGGCCAGCAGGGCCAGCCCGACCAGCACCACGATGACGATGCCCACGAAAAGCGCGCCGAGGGCAATACCCACCCCCAGGTGGATGGCGGTCAGCAACACGCCCATCACCACCGCGTTCCAGAAGTTGTTTTTCAGCACTTCCCAGCCGCGAGAAAAGGAGGCCAGCAGGGGCAGGTCTTCCACCACCAGCGCCAGCCGCGCCATTTCCAGGTAGAGTTCCACCAGCCAGATGAAGGGGATGGCGAGAATGATCAGGGGGATGAGGCAGAGCAACCCCACCCCGAAGGTGGCGAAGGTGAGAACGAGGGTGAGCAGGGAAAAGATGATCGCCAGCAGGACCGCGCTTCCTCCGATGAGCAGGGCGAACCCCACCATGCGCCAGAAGAAGCGTTTGCCTTCGTTGAAGACTTCGCTTGTGGTGAGCGGGTGGCCGTCGCGAATGTCGCTCAGGATGCCCCGCAGGAGCGACGGGTCGGCGATGGCGCGCACGGCCAGCATGACGACGAGCCACACCAGCAGCAGCGTCAGGAACCCAAGGGCGATGAGTACCCACGTGCGCTCTGGAATGGTGCTTAGCGCGTGCAACCAGTGTTCGAGTTCGGGGGGAATGTTGGGGGAGCCGTGCCCGATCGTTCCCGGCGACGAGAAGGACGGTGTTTGAAAGTTGAAGGAGGGCAGGGCAATGCGCCCGTAAGTCCCGCCTGCGCAGGCGCTCAGCAAGCCAAACAACCACAATGCTGGCTGGCGTTTGAGAGTTTGCCAGGCGCGGCTCAGAATTTCCTGGTAAGGCATGGTTTTTTCCTCCTTAGAAGCCTGTCCAAAAATTCCTTTACAGGTATTGGATGATATGCCATCAAGGCGTGCTGGGGAGGGCTTGGGATGGAGAGGCTGGCGACGGGGCTTCAGGCGTGACCAGCGCCTGGTAAAGCAAGCCCCAACTTACCAAGACGAAGGTCGTAACCGGGGCCAGCACGGCCGCTAAAGCCAGTTTCCCGCTCAACATCAGGCCGACGGAAGCCGCCGCCAGCACGAAGGGGTGGGCAACGAACCAGGGAATCAGCGTGGCTTTCCACATTTGTAACAGGGTAGCAAGCACAAGCATCAGAATGGAACCAAGGTAGAACAGCACGGTTGCAATGACCCACTGGATGATGCTCAATACCAGGGCGACCATCACAACCTGCCAAAAACGGGCTTTCCACGCTTTCCACCCCTGCACCAGAGCCTGCCGGAAGGTGCGGTTTTCGAGCACGATGGCGCTGCTGCCAAGTTCCACGTAAATGTGGAGCAGCCAGGCCAGCAGCACGAGCGCGCCAAAGAGCGGCACCGCGACTACCACCGCTACAAGCCCCGCCAGCCATGCCACCAGCCCAACGAGCACTCCAGCCCCCACGGCGGCCAGGCCGAATGCCAGCGTGGCCGGCAAAGGGAAGAGAAACAGCCGCCAGAAGAATTGTCGGCTTTCGGACCACAAAGCGCTGGGATGGAGGGGGGCGCTGCGGTGGTGGGGGGCGACGCTGTGGAGCAGCGCGGCTTTGCCCACAACGGAAAGCCCGTAGAACGCCAGCATCAGTGCCAGGGTGCTCACCGCCATTGCCTCGGCCATGCTCGTGGCGGTGTGAGGAGACAATGCCGTAAAGACTTTCAGCCACAGGGTTGGGGGTTGCCAGCCCGTCATGGTCAGGGCGCGCGGCGGTGTGTTCCGTAGGTAATCGCCGCTCAAGGGTGGGGCCTGGAAGGCGTTCAGCAGCAAGGGGGAACCCAGCAGCGCGGCCAGGAATCCGAACCGCCATAACGCTCGCCGTTGGCGGGTGATTTCCCAGGCTTGGGAGAGAATGGTCGTCCAGAGCCGCATGGGGTTATTCCCACTCAATCGTCGCCGGGGGTTTGGTGGTGATGTCGTACACCACGCGATTGACGCCCGGCACTTCGTTGACGATGCGCCGTGAGACCTCGGCCAGCAGGTCGGCGGGCAGGCGGGCCCAGTCGGCGGTCATGAAGTCGTCGGTGGTGACGGCGCGCAGCACGAGGGTTTCCTGATAGGTGCGCTGGTCGCCCATCACGCCGACCGATTTGACCGGCAGCAGCACGGCAAAGGCCTGGGAAACCGCGCTCCCGCGCCCGCCCAGTAGCCCGGCGGCTTCCAGCGCGCGGGTGAAGATGGCGTCGGCGGCGCGCAATTTCGCCAGCCGCTCAGCCGTAACTTCGCCAAGGCAGCGCACCGCCAGCCCAGGCCCCGGGAAGGGCTGCCGCCACACCATCGCCCGCGGCAGGCCCAGCGCCTCGCCTACGGCGCGCACTTCGTCTTTGAAAAGGTAGCGCAGCGGCTCTACCAGGTCGAAAGCCATCTTTTCGGGCAGCCCGCCGACATTGTGGTGGCTCTTGATGCGGTGGGCTTTGGCCCGGTCGGGGGCGCGCGATTCTACGACGTCGGGGTAGATGGTGCCCTGCACCAGAAAGCGCGGCTGGCCCAGGCGGCGGGCTTCGCGTTCAAAAATGCGGATGAACTTTTCGCCGATGATGCGGCGCTTGGCTTCGGGGTCGGTGATGCCCTGCAGGGCTTGCAGGAATTCGTCGGCCGCGTCTACCACGACCAGGCGCGCCCCCAGCGCATCGCGGAACGCGGCTTCCACCTGCTCGCGCTCGCCCGCCCGCAGCAGACCGGTATCCACGAACACGGCGGTCAACCGCTCGCCCACGGCGCGGTGCACTAAGGCCGCCGCCACGGTGGAATCCACCCCGCCGCTGACCGCCGCAAGCACCGGCTCATCCCCCACCTGCGCCCGCACGCGCGCCACGCTTTCGGTGATGATGTTTTCGGGCGTCCAGTCGGGGGAAGCGCCGCAAATTTCCACGGCAAAGCGGCGCAAGATTTCGCCGCCGCGGGGCGTGTGCTGCACTTCGGGGTGGAACTGCACGCCGAAATAGCGCCGCCGCAGGTCACCCATCGCTGCGATGGGGCTGTTGGCCGTGCGCGCCAGCACTTCGAAGCCTTCCGGCAGGCGCTCGATGCGGTCGCCGTGGGACATCCACACCGGGTAGCGGCCTTCCGGCAGCAGCGGGTTGGGGCGCAGCACTTCCAGCGTGGCGGGGCCGTATTCCCGTTGCGGGGCAGGGTTGACCGTGCCGCCGAGGGCGTGGGTGAGCGCCTGCATCCCGTAGCACACGCCGAGCACGGGCAGGTCGCTTTCCAGCACATAGCGCGGAATTTGCGGCGCGTCGGGGGCATAGACCGAGGCCGGGCCGCCGGAGAGGATGAAGCCTTTGGGGTGCAGCGCCATCACCTCGGCGGCTGGGGCATCGTGAGGGAAAAGTTCGCTATACACCCCCTGCTCGCGCACCCGGCGGGCGATGAGTTGCGCATATTGGGAGCCAAAATCGAGGACGATGAGGGGGGCGTTCACGGGTTACTCCGCGAATTCGATGCGTCCGTCGTCGTGCAGGGCGCTGATGCGCGCCAGGGCTTCGATGGGCACGCCCAGCGGTTCCAGTTTGGCGCGCCCGCCTTCGAAGGTCTTTTCGATGAGCGCGCCGATGCCCACAACTTCTGCCTGCGCGGCCTGCACCAGCCGCACAAGCCCTAAAATGGTTTCTCCAGAAGCCAGAAAGTCGTCGATGATGAGGATGTGTTCCCCCGCGTGCAGGTATTCGGGCGAGACCATCAGTTCCACCTCACGCCCTTTGGTGTGAGAAGGCGTGAGGGTGAGGAAGATCTGGTCGGGCATGGTCACGGGGCGGTGTTTGCGGGCGAAGACCAGCGGCACGCCGAGGTGGTAAGCGGTTGCCAGGGCAGGTGCAATGCCGGAAATTTCGGCCGTGAAGACTTTTTGAGGGTGAGTGGAAGCGAAGCGGCGGGCGAGTTCCTGGCCGCAGGCCATCATCAGGCCAGCATCGACCCGGTGGTTGATGAAGGAATCCACCTTGAGGATGCCGCCGCCGAGGTAGCGGCCTTCGGCGAGGATGCGTTCTTTCAGGGCTTGCATGACGCGCTCCTTGTGGAAGGGAAGTTCCACGCCGCAGGAGGCGGTGCAAGCGAAAGCCGGGGCGGCGTGGCTACGGAAGCGAAGGACGCCAGGCGGGGTCGAAATCCCATCCGTCGCGAGTGGTGAGGCGTTTCACCTGGGCGCCATCAATGGAAAGCAGGAAGATGTCGTGGTTGGGGTCTTTCCAGCCTTCGAAGGCCAGCCACCGCCCGTCGGGCGAGGCCGCAGGTTCCCGCATTGCCATGCCGATGACGGTGAGGGGGAATTCCCGCAAGCCCTTTTGGGCCAGCGGCGCTTTGACGAGGTAAGGCAGGGCTTGTTTGGAAGGCAACTGCGAGAAGACCAGCAGTGCGCCGTCGCCGCCCCAGGTGGGGTGAGCATCCAGTTTGCTCCCGCTGTGCGAGAAAGGTTGCGGCTCACCAGTTTTGCCGGTGGTGGGGTCGAAGGGAAGCAGCCAGATGCGCGAGGTATCGAGGCTGGTGAACGCCAGGTAGCGGCCGTCGGGAGACCAGGCGGGCTGAGCCGTTTGCGGCATCTCAGGGGTCAGGGGAGTGATCTTGTGCGTGCTCAGGTCCAGCAAATAGAGCCGCGGGCTGCCGCTGTGCAGGCTGGTGAATGCCAGGTAGCGACCATCGGGCGAGATGGCCGGGTCGTAGCCGCCCCATTCTGGCGGTGTCAGTTCGTCTACTTTGCCAGAATCCAGATGGAGGAGGTAAATCTGGCTTTCCAGG
Encoded here:
- a CDS encoding phosphatidate cytidylyltransferase, producing the protein MLHNNILALALTFLISLVWLRLNDFAAARGWVSSRLSRKIIHIGTGPLFVLCWLLFDNAPEAPYLAALVPLLITAQFALIGLGLWRDDAAVQAMSRTGDRREILRGPLFYGLIFVLLTVLYWKSPAGVVALMLLCGGDGIADLVGRRWGRHPLPWSRRKTWEGSLAVFLGGWLLAAAVLAAYVAAGAFPAPWAAYLVPLTAVAFAAAVVESLPLEEIDNLTVPLAAVLLARLWW
- the guaA gene encoding glutamine-hydrolyzing GMP synthase, with amino-acid sequence MNAPLIVLDFGSQYAQLIARRVREQGVYSELFPHDAPAAEVMALHPKGFILSGGPASVYAPDAPQIPRYVLESDLPVLGVCYGMQALTHALGGTVNPAPQREYGPATLEVLRPNPLLPEGRYPVWMSHGDRIERLPEGFEVLARTANSPIAAMGDLRRRYFGVQFHPEVQHTPRGGEILRRFAVEICGASPDWTPENIITESVARVRAQVGDEPVLAAVSGGVDSTVAAALVHRAVGERLTAVFVDTGLLRAGEREQVEAAFRDALGARLVVVDAADEFLQALQGITDPEAKRRIIGEKFIRIFEREARRLGQPRFLVQGTIYPDVVESRAPDRAKAHRIKSHHNVGGLPEKMAFDLVEPLRYLFKDEVRAVGEALGLPRAMVWRQPFPGPGLAVRCLGEVTAERLAKLRAADAIFTRALEAAGLLGGRGSAVSQAFAVLLPVKSVGVMGDQRTYQETLVLRAVTTDDFMTADWARLPADLLAEVSRRIVNEVPGVNRVVYDITTKPPATIEWE
- the xpt gene encoding xanthine phosphoribosyltransferase, with product MQALKERILAEGRYLGGGILKVDSFINHRVDAGLMMACGQELARRFASTHPQKVFTAEISGIAPALATAYHLGVPLVFARKHRPVTMPDQIFLTLTPSHTKGREVELMVSPEYLHAGEHILIIDDFLASGETILGLVRLVQAAQAEVVGIGALIEKTFEGGRAKLEPLGVPIEALARISALHDDGRIEFAE